From the genome of Scytonema hofmannii PCC 7110, one region includes:
- a CDS encoding eIF2A-related protein, translated as MIQEFQDNADTLNFLPDGQQFAIIKNDTVYLWNLTEGKAKEFRHQKEVSKLLFRPNSRQFITVENNKVIRLWDLSGKQETQLQLKSTSSIGHIKFSPDGKLLAIATDGSSTDLQLWDVTSGKQIVEFPEEHIDDIIFSPDSKQLAAIKMDGSIRFWLKMNMSSRGIGRGTPHLWRQLSSLWGLSKDSEPNLIIDRIYARSQTQDVIFIFDDVDYMPPKVLKTWLQEFWEPLITQIERKPPLTRKNAYLLMFLVDNSGSVCESNIPLIKKFDEPDYPRIPLCLPPVNPFSQNVLADWIQTVMASGMMQIPTGLTSKILFENSDNGIPEFVYEEICNYYGYSWEEAVAKWLV; from the coding sequence CTGATACAAGAATTTCAGGACAATGCAGATACTTTAAATTTCCTTCCTGACGGTCAGCAATTCGCAATTATTAAAAATGATACTGTTTATCTTTGGAACTTGACTGAAGGTAAAGCAAAAGAATTCCGTCATCAGAAGGAAGTATCAAAATTATTATTCAGACCTAATAGCAGGCAATTTATTACTGTCGAAAACAATAAAGTTATACGATTGTGGGATTTGTCTGGTAAGCAAGAGACGCAATTACAGTTGAAATCCACGTCTTCTATTGGACATATTAAATTTAGTCCTGATGGGAAATTGCTTGCAATTGCGACTGATGGCAGTTCTACAGATTTACAATTATGGGATGTCACCTCAGGAAAACAAATAGTAGAGTTTCCAGAAGAACATATTGATGATATTATATTCAGTCCAGACAGTAAACAATTAGCAGCCATTAAGATGGATGGAAGCATAAGGTTTTGGTTAAAGATGAATATGAGTTCCCGTGGGATTGGCCGAGGTACCCCTCACTTATGGCGACAACTCTCGTCTTTATGGGGTCTTTCAAAAGATTCTGAGCCAAATCTGATTATCGATAGAATTTACGCTCGCAGCCAAACTCAAGATGTGATTTTTATTTTTGACGACGTAGACTATATGCCGCCAAAGGTTTTGAAGACATGGCTTCAAGAATTTTGGGAACCATTGATAACACAAATTGAGAGAAAACCCCCTCTCACTCGAAAGAATGCATACTTATTAATGTTTCTGGTAGACAATAGCGGCAGCGTTTGTGAATCTAATATCCCCCTGATAAAGAAATTTGACGAGCCAGATTATCCTAGAATTCCTCTATGCTTGCCACCCGTTAATCCCTTTTCACAAAATGTACTGGCTGATTGGATTCAGACAGTAATGGCATCGGGGATGATGCAAATACCGACTGGATTAACATCCAAAATATTGTTTGAGAATTCTGATAACGGTATTCCAGAATTTGTTTATGAAGAAATTTGCAACTACTATGGTTATAGTTGGGAAGAAGCAGTAGCAAAATGGCTAGTTTAA
- a CDS encoding transposase family protein: protein MKRVLTQLLNLSDVVVESSLQEGLVLFLSVSKKTKSAICPQCGKKSEHLHQNQNYLVKDLPIGDKEVILNVNRRRFKCKTCRKTFNEKLDFVGARKTYTHRYAENIVKQLISSNVSNVAENNGLTDEESR from the coding sequence ATGAAAAGAGTCCTTACTCAACTATTAAATTTGTCAGATGTAGTGGTAGAATCAAGTCTACAAGAGGGTTTAGTCTTATTTTTATCAGTAAGTAAAAAGACGAAAAGCGCAATATGTCCGCAGTGCGGTAAGAAGTCAGAACATTTACACCAAAATCAAAATTATTTAGTAAAAGATTTACCGATAGGGGATAAAGAAGTAATATTAAATGTAAATAGACGAAGATTTAAATGTAAAACGTGCCGAAAAACGTTTAACGAAAAGCTTGATTTTGTAGGAGCGAGAAAGACATATACGCATCGATATGCGGAAAATATTGTTAAACAACTTATTAGTAGTAATGTAAGTAATGTGGCGGAAAATAATGGATTAACCGATGAAGAGTCAAGGTGA
- a CDS encoding Uma2 family endonuclease yields the protein MVAITQQPQKMTVEEYLEWEQRQDVRYEYVNGEVFAMTGSTIPHNDIALNLYRALYPHLHSKGCRVNVSDVKVQVSQESQYYYPDVIVSCDPRDLNARKFIQFPKLIVEVLSPGTSAKDRGEKFTYYLKIPTLQEYILINSEQISVERYCRGEGRMWLYYPYTTGDIITLSSIEFECPIELLYESVVFGTEE from the coding sequence ATGGTAGCCATCACCCAACAACCCCAAAAAATGACCGTTGAGGAATATCTTGAATGGGAACAGAGGCAAGACGTTCGCTACGAATATGTCAACGGCGAAGTTTTTGCCATGACAGGTAGTACAATTCCCCATAATGATATTGCTTTAAACCTTTACAGAGCCTTATACCCTCATCTGCATTCCAAAGGTTGCCGGGTGAATGTGTCAGACGTGAAAGTACAAGTCAGTCAAGAGAGCCAGTACTATTATCCAGATGTTATCGTCAGTTGCGACCCTCGAGACCTCAACGCTCGCAAATTTATTCAATTTCCCAAGCTGATTGTCGAAGTCCTCTCCCCAGGCACAAGCGCCAAAGACAGAGGTGAGAAATTCACTTATTATCTTAAAATCCCCACTTTGCAAGAGTATATCTTGATTAACTCTGAACAAATCTCCGTCGAGCGTTACTGTAGGGGAGAGGGTAGAATGTGGCTTTACTATCCCTACACCACTGGAGATATTATCACTCTATCAAGTATTGAATTTGAATGTCCTATTGAATTGCTGTATGAAAGTGTTGTATTTGGAACCGAAGAATAA
- a CDS encoding caspase family protein has protein sequence MSREALVVGINQYSFFKDTPTSKAKNLTTPATDAEAIAQLLEAHNNFRVTRLPVSNINGKLQVDPDKPLKIEELEKAILNLFLPESEKPPETALSPQHQLLLQMHPLYCQRLNPNFVKMHFWEKIDVLNYNLTTKYTGLTVTVPVRFPSKVLVLV, from the coding sequence ATGAGTCGAGAAGCCTTAGTTGTTGGGATTAATCAATACTCTTTTTTCAAAGATACTCCCACCAGTAAGGCTAAAAACTTAACAACCCCCGCAACTGATGCAGAAGCGATCGCCCAACTTCTAGAAGCCCACAACAACTTCCGAGTCACACGCTTACCAGTCAGCAATATTAATGGAAAATTGCAGGTAGACCCAGATAAACCCCTCAAGATAGAAGAATTAGAAAAAGCTATCCTCAATTTATTTCTCCCAGAAAGTGAGAAACCTCCTGAAACAGCACTGTCACCTCAGCACCAGTTACTTTTACAGATGCATCCTCTGTATTGTCAAAGGCTAAATCCCAATTTTGTAAAAATGCACTTTTGGGAAAAAATAGATGTGCTAAACTACAATCTAACCACCAAATACACTGGGTTAACTGTAACTGTACCTGTTCGTTTCCCTTCAAAAGTGTTAGTTTTGGTCTAG
- a CDS encoding CHAT domain-containing protein — MNSSVTKTLLALLLALRELKIPLTTDEQELLQNVGQILALDPDDWDFIEEELMALIEANSTLSDLYQYNKVKLDALDGQIPRKLFPSLDELEQELFGETKEVITFDGQPKGDPNNKPNEVITITSNILLTENQDRTAKQLIFLEQISDFVQNYRYFNTYFTDPSNQITVPPSEPLIHGCVYILYIDISPEKKGIDQQQIPFPDETLAQVWNDQETLVLDVVVASKNFSINAPVKKLTLPRSGTSDSVQFIVKPNLFQGRGYIQVELFYRGYLLQSKQIAVLIIPMVGSEIPDSLRPPQTARITFTTTDLLTNEQLALLPERVLTVDVELDQRDGSIDFRFLDRTGGNKELAFYDTTLQPTSLGNAIAGIRQQLYLTLYDGYWGQVEGNMELLNTWLPKLAGVGRELYRQLLPHNQANLLADDQGEILQAILKPNTVIQVNPILGKVTIPWALLYERKVKSNLARVCDRFTEHDLDCTNCPNKNDPKYVCPHAFWGYRYSIEQLPCWTSSKHSAPIALVRQIKNNQPLQLSFNVYRDFELWREHLPKLETAASVNILLAEEILELEHIWGEHSKVLDLVYFYCHGGVEEMPKRPYLELSDDRIDSNFLECYESNWLHHPLVFLNGCATGDYGPESYVSLIDDFLNAGASGVVGTECPVSENLAEYYAIEVFKRLFAGEPMGQSMLAVRRELLQQHYNPLGLVYSLYAAHEIALACSVLQK, encoded by the coding sequence ATGAATTCTTCTGTTACCAAAACTCTACTGGCTCTTTTACTAGCTCTAAGAGAACTGAAAATCCCCCTCACCACCGATGAACAAGAACTTTTGCAAAATGTGGGACAGATCTTGGCTCTTGACCCTGATGACTGGGACTTTATTGAAGAAGAGCTAATGGCACTGATCGAGGCGAATTCTACCTTAAGTGACCTTTATCAGTATAACAAAGTCAAATTAGATGCTTTAGACGGACAAATCCCACGAAAATTGTTTCCCAGCTTAGATGAGTTAGAGCAAGAACTTTTTGGGGAGACAAAAGAAGTTATAACCTTTGACGGTCAGCCCAAGGGAGACCCCAATAATAAACCTAACGAGGTAATCACCATTACCAGTAACATCTTGCTAACTGAAAATCAAGATCGAACTGCTAAACAGCTAATTTTTCTGGAGCAGATCAGCGACTTCGTTCAAAATTACCGTTACTTTAATACCTATTTTACTGACCCTAGCAATCAAATAACAGTTCCACCCAGTGAACCTCTAATTCACGGGTGTGTTTACATTTTATACATAGATATTAGCCCAGAAAAAAAAGGAATAGACCAGCAGCAGATTCCTTTTCCAGACGAAACTCTGGCTCAGGTTTGGAATGACCAGGAAACTTTGGTTCTAGATGTAGTCGTTGCTTCTAAGAATTTCAGTATTAATGCACCAGTAAAAAAGTTAACCTTACCCCGCAGTGGTACTTCAGATAGCGTACAGTTCATCGTTAAACCTAACCTATTTCAAGGTCGGGGCTACATCCAAGTGGAGTTGTTTTATCGTGGCTACCTGCTCCAGTCCAAACAAATTGCAGTCTTAATTATACCTATGGTAGGTTCGGAAATTCCTGACTCTCTACGTCCCCCTCAAACTGCTCGTATTACCTTTACTACCACTGACTTGCTCACCAACGAGCAGCTAGCACTGCTTCCCGAGCGGGTATTGACTGTAGATGTGGAACTTGACCAAAGGGATGGCAGTATTGACTTTCGTTTCCTTGACCGAACTGGTGGTAATAAGGAACTAGCATTTTATGATACCACCTTGCAGCCTACTTCATTAGGGAATGCGATCGCAGGAATTCGCCAACAACTCTACTTAACTTTATATGACGGATACTGGGGACAAGTTGAGGGAAACATGGAGTTACTCAATACTTGGCTCCCTAAATTAGCAGGTGTAGGACGGGAACTCTACCGACAACTTTTACCCCACAACCAAGCTAACTTATTGGCAGATGACCAAGGGGAAATACTACAAGCGATCCTTAAACCAAACACAGTCATTCAAGTCAACCCAATTTTAGGAAAAGTAACAATTCCTTGGGCGCTGCTGTATGAGCGAAAAGTCAAAAGCAATCTCGCTCGTGTATGCGATCGCTTTACCGAGCATGACTTAGATTGTACAAATTGCCCTAATAAAAACGACCCAAAATATGTTTGCCCCCATGCTTTCTGGGGCTACCGTTACTCAATCGAGCAACTCCCGTGCTGGACTAGTAGCAAACACTCTGCTCCCATAGCATTAGTACGACAAATAAAAAATAATCAGCCATTACAGTTGAGTTTTAATGTATACCGCGATTTTGAACTTTGGCGAGAGCATCTACCCAAACTAGAAACTGCTGCTTCAGTCAACATACTACTTGCAGAAGAAATATTAGAGCTAGAACACATTTGGGGAGAACACAGCAAAGTCTTGGATTTAGTATACTTTTACTGTCACGGTGGAGTAGAAGAGATGCCAAAACGACCATATTTAGAACTGAGTGACGATCGCATTGACAGTAATTTTTTAGAGTGTTATGAGTCAAATTGGCTACACCACCCACTCGTTTTCCTCAATGGCTGTGCAACGGGAGACTATGGACCTGAAAGTTACGTAAGTTTAATTGATGATTTTCTGAATGCAGGAGCAAGTGGAGTGGTTGGTACAGAATGTCCTGTGTCAGAAAATTTGGCTGAATATTATGCTATTGAGGTATTTAAACGTTTATTTGCAGGAGAACCAATGGGACAATCCATGCTTGCAGTGCGTCGAGAATTGCTACAACAGCATTATAATCCCCTTGGCTTAGTCTATTCTCTATATGCTGCTCATGAAATAGCTTTAGCTTGTTCCGTATTGCAGAAATAA
- a CDS encoding MFS transporter, whose amino-acid sequence MFPTEPAAVNTGFVALLKNRSFMLLWMGQVLSQLADKVLLVLLVAMLKNYQPSSGLPENSMYSTLMVAFTIPAILFGSAGGIFVDRFPKKLVLIGSDVVRGLMILLIPFLPREFLLLLIITFAISTVTQFFAPAEQAAIPLLIRTENLMAANALFSSTMMGAMIVGFAIGEPMLSFAKTFLGVKYGQELVVCGLYLLSGALMQPIHLKDYKSTEGKEKFIHPWADFKLGLRYLKTNRLVLNAMLQLVGLYCVFAALTVLAIRLAADFGLQEKQFGFFLAAAGVGIVLGAAILGHWCHKLHGKPLPLIGFLLMALVLGVVTFTKSLVLALGLCAVLGIGAALIGVPMQTLIQQHTPSAMHGKVFGFQNHAVNIALSAPLAITGPITDTLGLRVTLLGMSLLVAAVGIWTWQNTRRVLQDAL is encoded by the coding sequence ATGTTTCCAACTGAACCTGCTGCTGTCAATACCGGATTTGTCGCCCTGCTAAAAAACCGTAGTTTTATGCTGCTGTGGATGGGACAAGTGTTGTCCCAGTTAGCAGATAAAGTCTTGTTGGTTTTACTAGTTGCTATGCTCAAGAACTACCAACCCTCTTCAGGATTGCCAGAAAACTCCATGTACTCCACGTTGATGGTGGCGTTTACGATCCCGGCAATATTGTTTGGTTCAGCTGGTGGTATCTTTGTCGATCGCTTTCCAAAAAAGCTGGTTTTGATTGGCTCGGATGTTGTACGCGGACTCATGATATTGTTGATTCCCTTTTTACCACGAGAGTTCCTGCTTTTATTGATAATTACCTTTGCCATCTCTACTGTGACGCAGTTTTTTGCACCCGCCGAACAAGCGGCTATTCCCCTTTTGATCCGAACCGAAAATTTGATGGCAGCCAACGCTCTGTTTAGCAGCACAATGATGGGAGCTATGATTGTTGGTTTTGCGATCGGAGAACCAATGTTAAGTTTTGCTAAAACTTTCCTGGGAGTGAAGTACGGTCAAGAACTGGTTGTTTGCGGGTTGTATTTGTTATCTGGCGCATTGATGCAACCAATTCACCTTAAGGATTACAAATCAACAGAAGGAAAAGAAAAGTTTATTCATCCTTGGGCTGACTTTAAGTTGGGCTTGCGCTATCTCAAAACAAACCGCTTGGTATTAAATGCCATGCTACAACTGGTTGGTTTGTATTGCGTGTTTGCAGCTTTAACAGTTCTAGCGATTAGATTAGCAGCAGATTTTGGGTTGCAAGAAAAACAATTTGGCTTTTTCTTAGCAGCAGCAGGAGTTGGTATTGTACTGGGTGCAGCAATTCTGGGACACTGGTGTCATAAGTTGCATGGAAAACCCTTGCCTCTCATTGGATTTTTGCTGATGGCGCTGGTATTGGGAGTAGTTACTTTTACCAAGAGTTTGGTTTTGGCTCTGGGGCTTTGTGCTGTGTTAGGTATAGGTGCTGCCCTGATTGGAGTGCCAATGCAAACTCTGATTCAGCAACACACTCCAAGCGCAATGCACGGTAAAGTCTTTGGCTTCCAAAATCATGCTGTCAACATTGCTCTTTCAGCACCGTTGGCAATTACTGGTCCGATAACAGATACTTTAGGTTTGCGAGTGACGCTTCTGGGCATGAGTCTCTTAGTCGCTGCTGTGGGAATCTGGACGTGGCAAAATACCCGTCGCGTTTTGCAAGATGCCCTCTAA
- a CDS encoding ferrochelatase, giving the protein MVATPEKLQKSHQEASGQQRVAVLLMGYGEVESYEDFANYNEQALNLLTAKFAPVPTWVYPPLAKLLALFDRHEWGHQHHDFISPHNSIFEKQRAGIEKNLQATWGEGVKVFKAFNFCAPFLPKQVLAEIKNEGFDKILIYPLLVVDSIFTSGIAIEQVNNALAEIVDGNEHWVKGQRYIPSFYNEPAYIDLMAHLVEEKINADLINAYLPSQIGIILMNHGCPHKAKGFTSGITESQALYDLVRDKLINRYPLISVGWLNHDTPLIEWTQPNVEQAANNLIQLGAKAIVFMPIGFATENHETLLDVHHIIHALEKKHSGLNYVQMPCVNDDPAFLAMAAEWANAHIAELLSEEAMAVNPDLAVSHHHHHHH; this is encoded by the coding sequence GTGGTTGCTACGCCGGAAAAACTACAAAAATCGCACCAGGAAGCATCAGGTCAACAACGTGTCGCCGTATTGCTCATGGGCTACGGTGAAGTTGAAAGTTATGAGGATTTCGCAAACTATAACGAACAGGCTTTAAACCTACTGACCGCAAAATTTGCACCAGTACCAACTTGGGTTTATCCTCCCTTGGCAAAGCTTTTAGCATTATTTGACCGCCACGAGTGGGGACACCAGCATCATGATTTCATTTCCCCACACAACTCTATCTTTGAAAAACAACGGGCGGGTATTGAGAAAAACCTACAAGCGACATGGGGAGAAGGGGTGAAAGTCTTCAAAGCTTTCAACTTCTGCGCCCCTTTCCTTCCCAAACAAGTCTTAGCAGAAATCAAAAACGAAGGTTTTGATAAAATACTCATCTATCCACTGCTAGTGGTTGATTCGATCTTTACCAGTGGTATTGCCATTGAGCAAGTTAACAACGCTTTAGCTGAGATAGTAGATGGTAACGAACACTGGGTCAAAGGACAGCGTTATATCCCTTCTTTTTACAACGAGCCAGCTTACATCGATTTGATGGCGCATCTTGTTGAAGAAAAAATTAATGCCGATTTAATAAATGCTTACCTCCCTTCTCAAATCGGCATTATTCTGATGAATCACGGTTGTCCCCACAAAGCTAAGGGCTTTACCTCTGGCATCACTGAAAGTCAAGCACTCTATGATTTAGTACGGGATAAGTTAATTAACCGCTACCCCCTAATCTCTGTTGGTTGGCTGAACCATGACACGCCTTTAATTGAATGGACTCAGCCAAATGTGGAACAAGCTGCAAACAATCTGATTCAGTTGGGTGCTAAAGCGATCGTCTTTATGCCAATTGGCTTTGCGACGGAAAACCACGAAACTCTATTGGATGTACATCACATTATTCATGCTTTAGAGAAAAAGCATTCTGGTCTCAATTACGTGCAAATGCCTTGCGTTAATGACGATCCTGCATTTTTGGCAATGGCGGCGGAATGGGCAAATGCTCACATTGCTGAGTTGCTTTCAGAAGAAGCGATGGCGGTGAATCCTGACTTGGCTGTAAGTCATCATCACCATCACCACCATTAA
- a CDS encoding transposase produces MTVDGFHVTKIIHEELNQARITEKKTALELNVEDREKIFERLKGNKFTILKAEDKLTDKQKGKLDTIREASPLIGIMHSLKEEFRNLFDTSEDSGTGILGLLDWLKKDEPLYQKSVKTIKRWFGEVAGYFERKTTNGVVEGINNKLKLIKRNGFGFRNFRNFEIRALLSWHYNINLAR; encoded by the coding sequence ATTACGGTCGATGGGTTCCATGTTACAAAAATAATACATGAAGAATTAAACCAAGCTAGAATAACAGAAAAGAAAACAGCGTTAGAGTTAAACGTTGAGGATAGGGAAAAAATTTTTGAGCGCTTAAAAGGTAATAAATTTACAATTTTAAAAGCAGAAGATAAGTTGACAGATAAACAAAAAGGAAAATTAGATACAATCAGAGAAGCCTCTCCTTTAATAGGAATAATGCATTCATTGAAAGAAGAATTTCGCAATTTATTTGACACCAGTGAAGATTCAGGAACAGGAATATTAGGGCTACTCGATTGGTTAAAAAAAGATGAGCCATTATATCAGAAAAGTGTGAAGACGATTAAGCGGTGGTTTGGAGAAGTAGCTGGATATTTTGAAAGAAAAACTACTAATGGGGTAGTAGAAGGAATTAATAATAAATTAAAGCTGATAAAACGAAATGGATTTGGCTTTAGAAATTTTCGCAATTTTGAAATTAGAGCTTTACTTTCTTGGCATTATAATATTAATTTAGCACGTTAA
- a CDS encoding caspase family protein, with translation MTRDALVVGINQYPSLKDKPGPGSKAKHLKTPATDAEAIAQLLEKYGEFQVRRLLAIHLKQSVTLKDLEEAITELFHPKGQQVPETAVLFFSGHGLRRNLPDGSTEGYLVTSDSGSRKEKWGLSLRWLRELLDKSPVRQQIIWLDCCHSGELMNFAEIDLGEYEKGRDRCFIVASRDFQLAYEQAEGEHGVLSGALLQGLNPTLQPDKWVTNFTLADFVKQALKDAPQHPICNNSGGQIILTGEQSVISSICPYKGLAYFDFNESDPKYFHGRTALTKQLLEKVRHSNFLAVLGASGSGKSSVVRAGLLHQLKLSVVPGSERWKIYEPFTPSEHPLKSLEQVIGVKADQLQALIKAAAADQVVLVVDQFEEAFTQCRDDAERQKFFECLLSAVKRLGKKFCLVLVMRADFQGKCAEQEYGGLAAKIDQNLVRVMPMNQQELREAIIKPAEQVGLEIDRELVNQMIADVSGSPGDLPLLQYTLTELWEQRTLNRLTISDYTRLGGVKKALEKHANEVYQSLSPKEQLVAKQIFLELTHLGEGTEDTRRQVRQQDLVTQRRSPELVERVVQRLAKEKLVVTGEQEFEGKRVAVVNIAHEALIRNWDVLGKWLKENREALLIKQDIEDAARDWRDKQKPKDVAYLLQGARLNGSCVLNVLN, from the coding sequence ATGACACGAGATGCACTTGTAGTTGGTATAAACCAGTATCCATCTTTAAAGGATAAACCGGGACCGGGAAGTAAAGCGAAGCACTTAAAAACTCCCGCAACAGATGCGGAAGCGATCGCCCAACTTTTGGAAAAGTATGGTGAATTCCAAGTGCGGAGACTACTTGCAATTCACCTGAAGCAATCAGTAACATTGAAAGATCTGGAGGAGGCAATTACTGAACTTTTCCATCCGAAAGGTCAGCAAGTTCCTGAAACCGCAGTGCTGTTTTTCTCTGGGCATGGTTTACGCAGAAACTTGCCTGATGGTAGTACGGAAGGCTATTTGGTAACCAGTGATAGCGGTTCCAGAAAAGAGAAATGGGGTTTATCCCTGCGCTGGTTACGTGAACTGCTGGATAAAAGTCCGGTAAGGCAGCAGATTATTTGGTTAGATTGCTGTCACAGCGGTGAATTGATGAATTTTGCTGAGATTGATTTAGGGGAGTATGAAAAGGGACGCGATCGCTGTTTTATTGTTGCTTCAAGAGATTTCCAACTAGCTTACGAACAGGCAGAAGGAGAACATGGGGTTCTTAGTGGTGCATTGTTACAAGGACTTAACCCGACGCTGCAACCTGATAAATGGGTAACTAATTTTACTTTAGCTGATTTTGTTAAACAGGCTTTAAAAGATGCTCCACAGCACCCAATCTGTAATAATTCCGGGGGTCAGATTATTCTAACGGGCGAGCAGTCGGTAATTTCTAGCATTTGTCCTTACAAAGGCTTGGCTTATTTTGACTTTAACGAGTCAGATCCTAAGTATTTCCACGGTCGCACAGCACTGACAAAACAGTTGTTAGAGAAAGTACGTCACAGCAATTTTCTCGCTGTGTTAGGAGCATCTGGGAGTGGTAAATCTTCTGTTGTAAGAGCAGGGTTGTTACATCAATTAAAGTTAAGTGTAGTGCCAGGTAGTGAGAGATGGAAAATTTACGAACCGTTTACTCCTAGTGAGCATCCCCTTAAAAGTCTAGAGCAAGTGATTGGTGTAAAAGCTGACCAATTACAAGCTTTAATTAAAGCAGCCGCAGCTGACCAAGTGGTGTTGGTAGTAGACCAATTTGAAGAAGCTTTTACCCAGTGTCGTGATGATGCGGAGCGGCAAAAGTTTTTTGAGTGTCTTTTAAGTGCAGTGAAACGCCTTGGTAAGAAATTTTGCTTGGTGCTGGTGATGCGGGCGGATTTTCAGGGTAAGTGTGCAGAACAGGAGTATGGGGGACTTGCTGCCAAGATTGACCAAAATCTGGTGAGAGTCATGCCTATGAATCAGCAGGAGTTGAGGGAGGCAATTATTAAACCAGCCGAACAAGTGGGTTTGGAAATCGACCGCGAACTTGTTAATCAAATGATTGCAGATGTGTCAGGTTCCCCTGGTGATTTGCCTCTGTTGCAGTATACGCTGACAGAATTATGGGAGCAGCGTACTTTAAATCGGTTGACAATTTCTGACTATACCCGCTTGGGTGGGGTAAAGAAGGCGCTGGAAAAACACGCAAATGAGGTTTATCAATCTCTTTCTCCTAAAGAACAGTTGGTAGCCAAGCAGATTTTTCTTGAATTGACGCATTTGGGAGAGGGAACGGAAGATACACGCAGACAAGTTCGTCAACAGGATTTGGTGACACAAAGGCGATCGCCTGAATTGGTGGAGAGGGTGGTACAGCGTTTGGCGAAAGAAAAGTTAGTTGTTACAGGTGAGCAAGAGTTTGAAGGTAAGCGGGTAGCGGTAGTAAATATTGCCCACGAAGCCTTAATTCGTAATTGGGATGTATTGGGTAAATGGTTGAAGGAAAATCGAGAGGCACTCTTGATAAAACAGGATATTGAGGATGCCGCCAGGGATTGGAGAGATAAGCAAAAGCCAAAAGATGTAGCTTATCTTTTACAAGGTGCTAGATTAAACGGCTCTTGCGTACTTAACGTGCTAAATTAA